A segment of the Chryseobacterium scophthalmum genome:
AAGCATAAGAAGGCTGTTCAGCAAAACCATTTTTCAGCATTTGATGCGCTTCTACAATAGGTTTTCCATAAAGTTTTTTGAAACTTCCGATATTGTACTGTGAAAATTTTCCGTAGTGAACAATGAATTTTAATGATAATTCGATGGTGGTATTCAACATTTCGCTTAATTCCTGAATTTTCATATTGAAAGCCTTTCTCATATTTCTCAGCATTCCGGAAATCTTTTTGTACGAAGGTTGATTGTCGTAACGATAAAATAAAATCGCATCGCCCTCAATTTCCGAAATATTAAAATACTGATTGTTTACATCAATCAAAATAGAAAGTAGTTGTTTTACAATATATTCGCCGGTATAAAGTTTTGTATTGAACACAAATTCAGTAAATCCACTGAAATCAGGAATCAAAATAATTCCGCTGTTGATGTTTGTATTCTCCATAATTTTTTGGTTTGAAAACCCTTATTTGGTTAGACGGAGAAGATTTTCTTTTACTTTAAAAGATTTATATTTTTGTTTAAAACTAAACTTCAATAATCAATTCTTTATCGTAACCGTTATATTTTTCGGTAATGTAACCGTGCGGATTACAGATAATTTCGGTCTCTCCTATTTTGTATCTCATCGGCGTATGAATATGACCGTGAATCCAGTAAAGAGGTTGGTGTTCTGAAATAAAATCTTCAAGATTGGAAGCATACGCCGAAGTAACCGGATCTTTTTTAAAGTGCTCAGGAACCGATTGCAAACTTGGAGCGTGATGGGTAACCACAATATTTTTCATTCCTTTTGAATTTTCCAAACTTTCTTTGAGCCATTGTTTTGAAAACTGATGAATCTTAAAAGTATCAATACTTCGCATTTTTGAATAGGAAGGATCACGAGTGATTTTCTTATAATCATTCATCACAGATTGACAAGTCATTCCGTAATATCTCGGATCACCAAAAATTGAAAAATCTGTCCACAAAGTGGCACCGTGAAATCTTATATTTTCAATATCAACGAAAGAATCTTCCAATACCTTTACATTGGAGTTTTTTGAGGCTTCTTTTATTTTGTTTAAAGTTTTCGGATAAGAACCTTTGTAATATTCATGGTTTCCTAAGACATAAATCACCGGTTTATCGGGAATTTTAGTTTTAATCCACTCAATTCCTTTTGTTCCTAAATTAATGTCTCCCGCCAACACGACAACATCTGCGTTATCAAAAGATAAATCAGACAATCCGAATTCCTGATGCAAATCGCTGATGATTTGAATTTTCATGAGGGCTAAAATAAGATTATTCTAAGAATTAAAATATTTTTCAATCTAATCAAATTAAGAAACAAAAATAAAACACTGATTTACAGATGATTAAACATAAGTTTAAAATTAATATTCAAAAAGTCTATTGTTTTAGTGGACTAATAAAAATATATGTTTTATATTTGCAATCGTATTCAAGTTAGGAAATGGAAATGAAATCAAAATTCACCTATAATTTTATGCCGAAGATGAACATCAATTATATGATGATGTATTGCTGTATGCCTTTGTGTGGGAATTTTAGTGGCTGACCTTACTTTTATTATAACATATTTTTAAAGGCTTTACCACGTTGTAGAGCCTTTTTTTATTAAAAATTACAGAGAAAAATGATAGAAATAAAGAATATTTCAAAAACATTTCATCAGAAAAAACAAGCTTTTAAAGCTTTACATAATATCAATTTAAGT
Coding sequences within it:
- a CDS encoding DUF2652 domain-containing protein, translated to MENTNINSGIILIPDFSGFTEFVFNTKLYTGEYIVKQLLSILIDVNNQYFNISEIEGDAILFYRYDNQPSYKKISGMLRNMRKAFNMKIQELSEMLNTTIELSLKFIVHYGKFSQYNIGSFKKLYGKPIVEAHQMLKNGFAEQPSYALYSHSFLENSQNKEYVLNEDEMHVSDVGAIQYFGNID
- a CDS encoding metallophosphoesterase — encoded protein: MKIQIISDLHQEFGLSDLSFDNADVVVLAGDINLGTKGIEWIKTKIPDKPVIYVLGNHEYYKGSYPKTLNKIKEASKNSNVKVLEDSFVDIENIRFHGATLWTDFSIFGDPRYYGMTCQSVMNDYKKITRDPSYSKMRSIDTFKIHQFSKQWLKESLENSKGMKNIVVTHHAPSLQSVPEHFKKDPVTSAYASNLEDFISEHQPLYWIHGHIHTPMRYKIGETEIICNPHGYITEKYNGYDKELIIEV